The following proteins are co-located in the Rippkaea orientalis PCC 8801 genome:
- a CDS encoding PAS domain S-box protein, translated as MVNQLAVPELIGLSLGSLLIGIIAYLIKDKIDGKKDSVSSIRSLETSEKSLETSEKSLKNCQKEWQQAPWKLKPEMTLNTNVKKQLKQEQQMRRMNIQPSHQELKRVNPHFQNIFNQAKVAIALVNLQGKFVQVNQAFCDLIGYTSQELIKLQLSKITHPEERLSDSQWLNQLLKNSCEAFSREKRYVKKDGSIIWGQVTVSVMKDQAKKPQYFIVIINAISDRQETERHRDRFFVMSLDLLCIAGFDGYFKTLNPVFERILGYSSRELLAQPFIEFIHPDDRSTSLAELANLRQGKETIHFENRYRCRDGSYRWLSWTSAPYMEEKLIYAVARDITEEKKIEIALKDSEERFRQIVTTISDGLIVVNLEGNIRFVNLAAQELFVRSETELLEHPFGLPIVVDKITEICIQPSRNTLIVAEMRSAEITWEGEKGYLISLRNITDSYQANQKLAESEEKYRKIVETTNEGIWISDHHNKITFVNHQMSEILGYTVDKMMGMSLLTFIDAAQLSLVEKSGQKTEQSLPGTHDLKLRRQDGSELWAIVSTNALFNPEGDYMGTLGLITDITKRKRTEQALYDSEKRLEGILNSLQDVIWSADPKTRQSLYLNPAIQLVYGRPMEDFFRDPHLWLCMVHPEDQELVSHHLKLLEDKGSTEVHYRIIRPDGETRWLHSRSRLVYDEQGKSLRIDGINSDITERKQAEEQLQYNATHDTLTQLPNRLLFMDRLEHALERRRRYSDPLFAVLFLDLDEFKVINDSLGHALGDELLREIARRLQKSLRADDTLARLGGDEFTILLEEIHDVKDAIKIAERIHKDLTRPFNLEGQEIFTNTSIGIALSNGEYEAASEILRDADTAMYRAKAGGKACYAIFDQQMHASAVSRLQLETDLRRAIERQEFLVYYQPIISLQHDTLTGFEALIRWQHPQQGLVPPARFIPIAEETGLIVPIGEWILEQAAQQLKIWQTQYRNYESLKMSVNLSSKQLRDASLLGTIDRILSKTEIDNNALKVEITESILMENVQVAADVLIALRERNIEICLDDFGTGYSSLSYLHRFPVNTLKIDRSFVMRMRPNDENSEIVRAIVSLAHILGMEIIAEGIETELQLAQLKWIGCEQGQGYFFAKPLATSEVEALLKNPHYWANL; from the coding sequence ATGGTTAATCAATTAGCTGTTCCAGAACTCATTGGCTTGAGTTTAGGAAGTTTATTGATAGGAATTATCGCCTATTTAATCAAAGATAAGATAGACGGTAAAAAAGATAGTGTTTCGTCAATAAGATCCTTAGAAACGTCTGAAAAATCCTTAGAAACGTCTGAAAAATCCTTAAAAAATTGTCAAAAAGAGTGGCAGCAAGCTCCCTGGAAGCTCAAGCCAGAAATGACCTTAAACACCAACGTTAAAAAACAATTGAAACAAGAACAGCAAATGCGAAGGATGAATATCCAGCCTAGTCATCAAGAATTAAAGAGGGTTAACCCCCATTTTCAAAATATTTTTAATCAAGCTAAAGTTGCTATTGCTTTAGTCAATTTACAAGGTAAATTCGTACAAGTTAATCAAGCTTTTTGTGATCTAATAGGCTATACATCACAAGAATTAATCAAGTTACAATTGTCTAAAATTACTCATCCTGAAGAACGTCTATCAGATAGTCAATGGCTCAATCAATTATTAAAAAATTCCTGTGAAGCTTTCTCCAGAGAGAAACGATATGTCAAAAAAGATGGCTCAATCATTTGGGGTCAAGTCACGGTTTCTGTGATGAAAGATCAAGCCAAAAAACCCCAGTATTTTATTGTGATTATCAATGCTATTAGTGATCGCCAAGAGACAGAAAGACACCGCGATCGCTTCTTCGTAATGTCTTTAGATCTGCTGTGCATTGCTGGATTTGACGGCTATTTCAAGACCTTAAATCCAGTTTTTGAAAGAATTTTGGGTTATTCGTCCAGAGAATTACTCGCTCAACCCTTTATCGAATTTATTCATCCCGATGACCGATCAACAAGCCTAGCAGAATTAGCCAACTTAAGACAAGGAAAAGAGACAATCCATTTTGAGAACCGCTATCGTTGTCGAGATGGCTCCTATCGTTGGTTATCGTGGACTTCAGCCCCCTATATGGAAGAAAAGTTAATCTATGCCGTTGCACGAGATATCACAGAAGAGAAAAAGATAGAAATTGCCTTAAAAGACAGCGAGGAACGCTTTAGACAGATTGTTACAACCATTTCTGATGGACTCATTGTTGTCAATCTAGAGGGAAATATCCGCTTTGTCAACTTAGCCGCCCAAGAGCTTTTCGTCCGTTCAGAAACCGAACTCCTAGAGCATCCTTTTGGATTACCCATAGTCGTTGATAAAATTACCGAAATTTGCATTCAACCGTCAAGGAATACCCTAATTGTTGCTGAAATGCGGAGTGCTGAGATTACCTGGGAAGGAGAAAAGGGCTATTTAATTTCCCTGAGAAATATCACCGACAGTTATCAAGCCAACCAAAAACTGGCTGAAAGTGAAGAAAAATACCGCAAAATTGTCGAAACCACCAACGAAGGCATCTGGATCAGCGATCACCATAACAAAATCACCTTTGTTAACCACCAAATGTCAGAGATTTTAGGCTACACCGTCGATAAAATGATGGGGATGAGTCTTTTAACCTTTATTGATGCAGCACAACTGTCCTTAGTGGAAAAATCAGGTCAAAAAACCGAGCAATCTTTGCCAGGAACCCACGATCTGAAATTACGCCGTCAAGATGGCAGTGAATTATGGGCGATCGTCTCTACCAATGCCCTCTTCAATCCTGAAGGCGATTATATGGGTACTCTAGGACTAATTACGGATATTACCAAACGTAAGCGCACAGAACAAGCCCTCTATGACAGCGAAAAACGCTTAGAAGGGATTTTAAATTCCCTGCAAGATGTCATCTGGTCAGCCGATCCCAAAACCCGACAGTCTCTTTATCTTAACCCGGCCATTCAACTGGTTTACGGACGACCGATGGAGGATTTTTTCCGTGATCCTCATCTATGGTTATGTATGGTTCACCCGGAAGATCAAGAGTTAGTTTCCCACCACCTGAAACTCCTAGAGGATAAAGGCAGTACAGAAGTTCACTATCGCATTATCCGCCCCGATGGTGAAACTCGTTGGCTCCATAGTCGCAGTCGATTGGTCTATGATGAGCAAGGAAAATCCTTGCGGATCGATGGAATTAATAGCGATATCACCGAACGAAAGCAAGCCGAAGAACAGCTACAATACAACGCTACCCATGATACTCTCACCCAATTGCCTAATCGACTGCTGTTTATGGATCGTTTAGAACACGCTTTAGAGCGGCGTAGACGCTATTCTGACCCTTTATTTGCCGTACTGTTTCTTGACCTCGATGAATTTAAAGTCATTAATGACAGTTTAGGTCACGCCCTAGGGGACGAATTATTACGAGAAATTGCCCGTCGTCTGCAAAAATCCTTACGGGCTGATGATACCTTAGCACGCCTAGGGGGCGATGAGTTTACTATATTACTTGAAGAGATTCATGATGTTAAAGATGCCATTAAAATTGCCGAACGCATTCATAAAGACTTAACTCGTCCCTTTAATTTAGAAGGCCAAGAGATTTTCACCAATACCAGTATTGGCATTGCTTTGAGTAATGGGGAATATGAAGCAGCTTCGGAGATTTTGCGCGATGCAGATACAGCGATGTATCGGGCAAAAGCCGGAGGAAAAGCTTGTTATGCTATTTTTGACCAACAGATGCACGCTTCGGCAGTCAGTCGTTTACAATTAGAAACCGATCTGCGACGGGCGATCGAGCGTCAGGAATTTTTGGTCTATTATCAACCGATTATTTCTCTTCAACATGATACCTTAACAGGGTTTGAGGCGTTAATCCGTTGGCAACATCCCCAACAAGGGTTAGTCCCTCCCGCAAGGTTTATTCCCATTGCTGAAGAAACGGGGTTAATTGTGCCCATAGGAGAATGGATTCTTGAACAAGCTGCCCAACAATTGAAAATTTGGCAAACGCAATATAGAAATTATGAGTCTCTGAAAATGAGTGTTAATCTCTCTAGTAAGCAACTAAGAGATGCAAGTCTTTTGGGTACGATTGATCGTATCTTAAGCAAGACTGAAATAGATAATAATGCCTTAAAAGTAGAAATTACAGAAAGCATTTTAATGGAAAATGTTCAAGTTGCCGCCGATGTTTTGATAGCACTACGGGAACGAAATATTGAAATCTGTT
- a CDS encoding transglutaminase family protein → MNYQIHHKTIYRYNQPVFLKPHTLRLRPRCDSQQQLLNFSLTLDPQPIGISQIIDLDGNNVVKVWFTEATEQLSITIEAEVKTALTNPFNYLLEPWATKLPIDYPSSILNQLQPYFKPYSLALPTPIIEFAHDILDETQGNPLNFLLTLNQRLYQTFEYIVRETGDPWQPIMTWKQKKASCRDLTVLFMDICRVVGLGTRFVSGYQEGDRDQEQRDLHAWVEVYLPGGGWRGYDPTYGLAAGEGHIVLAASPMPQKTAPVSGHIAPVDTFSRDVVQSIIEVNLLLERSGNNNKLTV, encoded by the coding sequence GTGAACTATCAAATTCACCATAAAACGATTTATCGTTATAATCAGCCCGTTTTTCTCAAACCCCATACCTTGAGACTAAGACCGCGTTGTGATAGTCAGCAACAATTACTCAATTTTTCTCTTACCCTTGATCCGCAGCCAATAGGGATCTCTCAAATTATTGATTTAGATGGCAATAATGTAGTTAAAGTTTGGTTTACTGAAGCAACAGAACAATTAAGCATTACCATTGAAGCTGAGGTAAAAACCGCTCTAACTAACCCATTTAATTATCTTTTAGAACCTTGGGCAACAAAATTACCCATTGATTATCCGAGTTCTATCCTTAATCAACTGCAACCTTATTTTAAACCCTATAGTCTGGCTTTACCTACTCCCATTATAGAATTTGCTCATGATATCCTTGATGAAACCCAAGGAAACCCTTTAAATTTTCTTTTAACCTTAAATCAACGCCTTTATCAGACTTTTGAGTACATTGTTCGAGAAACGGGAGATCCTTGGCAACCGATAATGACTTGGAAACAAAAAAAAGCATCTTGTCGGGATCTGACAGTTTTGTTTATGGATATTTGTCGGGTTGTCGGTTTGGGAACAAGATTTGTTAGCGGGTATCAAGAAGGCGATCGCGATCAAGAACAACGGGACTTACACGCTTGGGTAGAAGTTTATTTACCCGGCGGGGGTTGGCGCGGTTATGATCCTACCTACGGGTTAGCAGCAGGGGAGGGACATATTGTCTTAGCCGCTAGTCCTATGCCTCAAAAAACCGCCCCAGTGAGCGGTCATATTGCCCCTGTTGATACTTTTTCTCGGGATGTTGTCCAATCTATTATAGAAGTCAATCTATTGTTAGAGAGGTCAGGGAATAACAACAAGCTTACAGTGTAA
- a CDS encoding DUF3386 domain-containing protein, producing the protein MIETMEAKDLFRAAYENRYTWNQNFPGYKADITYNRGDQVFTGEVQVNQDLSAEVFNIDDPDVKKEIHGQLWEIAIHRIRRSFEDTHGQNTFRYGKTDETGAIEILLGGKSEGDSYKLRNNEVCHVHRHIHGVVVTIDTFSSHDTGEGYLSHRYDSIYHDPKTGEVKAPRSYFEDNYEKVGDYYILTSRVIETEDHGQKITKQFGFSNIQLLVPVGVS; encoded by the coding sequence ATGATCGAGACAATGGAAGCTAAAGACCTCTTTCGCGCTGCCTACGAAAACCGCTACACTTGGAATCAAAATTTTCCAGGGTACAAGGCTGATATTACTTATAATCGAGGAGATCAAGTATTTACAGGTGAAGTACAGGTAAATCAAGATCTCAGTGCTGAAGTGTTTAATATCGATGATCCTGACGTTAAAAAGGAAATTCACGGACAGTTATGGGAAATTGCTATCCATCGCATTCGCCGTTCCTTTGAAGATACCCACGGACAAAATACTTTTCGCTACGGCAAAACTGATGAAACGGGAGCCATAGAAATTTTACTAGGGGGTAAGTCAGAAGGGGATAGTTACAAACTTCGCAACAATGAAGTTTGTCACGTTCATCGCCATATCCACGGCGTTGTGGTGACTATTGATACCTTTAGCAGTCATGACACGGGAGAAGGCTATCTGTCTCATCGCTATGACTCTATCTACCACGACCCCAAAACGGGAGAAGTGAAAGCCCCAAGAAGTTATTTTGAGGATAATTACGAAAAAGTAGGTGATTATTATATCCTGACTAGCCGTGTTATAGAAACGGAAGATCACGGACAAAAAATCACTAAACAATTTGGATTTTCTAATATTCAGTTATTAGTCCCCGTTGGGGTATCCTGA
- a CDS encoding sulfite exporter TauE/SafE family protein, giving the protein MKIGKRNIWAFAWGALVGVLGGLIGLGGAEFRLPVLVSFFNYRTLQAIIINLIVSLVTVTFSFVFRSGVVGMENVVANWAVIINILAGSLIGSYVGVHYATRINERALNRVVVVFLIFLSVVLIGHNLIFSLGSFQLPSLLRISFGFLAGMIIGIFSSMLGVAGGELIIPTIILLFAVDIKLAGSLSLAISIPTIVMGLFKYRSKQRLKEVKPEQEFIGSMAFGSILGAFIGSNLLRYVSSSLLYLILGTILLLSALKLAKHKPTKN; this is encoded by the coding sequence GTGAAGATCGGAAAGCGAAATATCTGGGCTTTTGCTTGGGGGGCTTTGGTTGGGGTTCTCGGTGGACTCATTGGTTTGGGAGGTGCAGAGTTTCGCCTCCCCGTTCTAGTGAGCTTTTTCAACTATCGAACCCTGCAAGCAATTATTATTAATCTCATCGTTAGCCTCGTCACAGTGACATTTTCATTTGTCTTTCGGAGCGGCGTTGTGGGGATGGAGAATGTAGTTGCAAACTGGGCAGTCATCATCAATATTTTGGCAGGCTCTCTGATTGGCTCTTATGTTGGCGTTCATTATGCAACTCGAATCAATGAACGAGCCTTAAATCGAGTGGTCGTAGTTTTTCTAATTTTTCTCAGCGTTGTACTGATAGGGCATAATCTCATCTTTAGTCTGGGAAGTTTTCAACTGCCGAGTCTTTTAAGAATCAGTTTTGGATTCTTAGCGGGAATGATCATTGGTATCTTCAGCAGTATGTTGGGTGTGGCAGGTGGTGAGTTAATCATCCCAACAATCATTTTGCTGTTTGCAGTGGATATCAAGTTGGCAGGAAGTTTAAGCCTTGCGATCAGTATTCCAACCATTGTGATGGGTCTATTCAAGTATAGAAGCAAGCAAAGACTTAAGGAAGTTAAACCAGAACAAGAGTTTATCGGTTCAATGGCATTTGGCTCAATTTTGGGTGCGTTTATTGGTAGTAATCTTTTAAGGTATGTATCCAGTTCCCTGTTGTACTTAATTTTGGGTACGATTCTGCTGTTGTCGGCGTTGAAGTTGGCGAAGCACAAACCAACAAAAAATTGA
- a CDS encoding SIMPL domain-containing protein gives MVKNQFNSMAQKFWLGLGISSYLSLMAIAPAIAQEKMIKTLTVTGQGIERIPTTLTQVQLGVEIQGKTAAEVQQEVANRTAAVVNFLRSRNVERLETTGLQLQPNYQYNNNQRTLLGYIGINTVSFRLPTEQVGALLDEAVKKGATRIDGVSFTATETAISAAQKEALRQATQDAQQQAEAVFNALNLKAQDIISIQVNGANTPPPQPLQASFKAASMADVSTPVIGGEQTVTASVTLQISY, from the coding sequence ATGGTTAAAAATCAATTCAATTCAATGGCTCAAAAATTTTGGCTAGGATTAGGAATTAGTAGTTATCTCAGTTTAATGGCGATCGCTCCGGCCATTGCCCAAGAAAAAATGATCAAAACCTTAACCGTCACTGGACAAGGGATAGAAAGAATACCCACCACCCTAACCCAAGTCCAGCTTGGGGTAGAAATTCAGGGAAAAACCGCCGCCGAAGTCCAACAAGAAGTGGCTAACCGAACGGCTGCGGTGGTGAATTTTCTGCGATCGCGTAATGTTGAAAGATTAGAAACAACAGGACTACAACTCCAACCCAACTATCAATACAACAACAATCAAAGAACATTGTTAGGTTATATTGGCATCAATACCGTCAGTTTTCGTCTTCCTACCGAGCAAGTTGGCGCGTTATTGGATGAAGCCGTCAAAAAAGGAGCCACCCGCATTGATGGGGTGAGTTTTACTGCCACAGAAACCGCTATTTCTGCTGCTCAAAAAGAAGCTCTCCGTCAAGCTACCCAAGACGCACAACAGCAGGCTGAAGCTGTTTTTAATGCCCTAAATTTAAAGGCACAAGATATTATTAGTATTCAAGTCAATGGAGCCAATACCCCTCCCCCTCAACCCTTGCAAGCCTCCTTTAAAGCAGCATCGATGGCTGATGTTAGCACACCCGTTATCGGCGGAGAACAAACCGTTACCGCTTCCGTGACGTTGCAAATTAGTTACTAA